The Candidatus Zixiibacteriota bacterium genome includes the window AATGGGGTTTTCTCGTCCTCATCATTTTCCTGAAATATGTGCTTTCTTCCACCGATAAAGTTATTTCCTAGGACAGCAGAAACAAGAGTGGCCAACGTAATTTTACCTTTTCTCTTGGCCAAGGCGTCGGGAATATAGATTTTGTTTCTTAACGAAGAATTCTCATTTAACTTCTTTATAACACTTACGGCAACTTTTTCAAAATATTCCTTTTTATTAACTGCTTTCTCCCAGTCAAAATCAGCCTCTAATACCAAGATGAGATTTCTATCTATCTTCTTCTGAGTAGAATTTATGTCTATGAAGGTTTTCATCTCATCTAATTGCCCAATGTTTTCTAAAGCTATAACAGGAAGGAAATGGTTTTCCTGAATGCTTTTAACTAAATTGGAGAAACCCAGAAGCCTATGTTGACCATCTATTACTCTACAGGCGCAAAAATAATCAGGAATTCTTACTTTCACTAGTCCAGGACAATCAGCTTGCACCTTAGGAGTGTCACAAAGATGAATAGCGTCGGGACAACTAATAAGAATTGCACTAGGAAAAGCCAAGAAATTGCTAGATTGGATTTTTAGGGCAATATTACTTATCCTGCCCTTCTCCAGTACCCTTTGATAGCCTTTGTCATCTTTAATTCTTCTGAAAATATAACAATATCTTAATAATTGATCGACCCGGTCAATATATGCATAAGCACAGATGTTACCGAGATAGAATTGAATACCGTCTTTCGCGATGGTTCTTTCCTCACGCGGTTTTATTTTTAGAAAACTGAATAGATCGTTTTTGGACCACTTCCCAATTTTACCAAAGGCATCCGTGAAGTACTTCAAATCGTACTGAAGAAAAATATGGTTGCCACGCTGGTTAGTGAAGTGTGACACCGAAGCAGAAACCTCCTTACTCCCTGACAACTCGAAAAAAATCCTAATAACTTCGACTGTCTGTCCTATGGTAAACCTATTTCTCACTAAGGTTTCATTGTCTTCACATCCCCATTTCGAGAAAAAATTGCTTATTTTTTCCGAGATATTTGTGCTTCGAGTCGACACCTCAATAAGCAGAGCCTTCTCTGCCTCCTGGATCTTAAAAAGAAGGTCTATTTCACCTATCAAGTCTCCATCCCTTCTAATTTCTTCACAACAGGCAATCAATTCTAAGTCCAAATCAAGCATTAAATTTCCGACATCCTTAAGTAATGGATTACGGGATGCATTAATTGCATTAATTCTAGCTATAGCTTCAGCCTTCTCCATTTCTACCTCTCTTGCTTAATTGACCTCGTGAGATCTGACCTCTACGGTTTCACATTGTAGTAGACCGGTTTTATTGATAATTTAATATCACTAATTCACTTATCGCACCTCTAAGTGAAGGTTTACAATTGATTGCTCTTTTTGCCAATGCAACTTCGTTTCTAAAACTTTTATAGAGCCTTTGTATAAGAGGAGTGTATGAATTACTCACCATCACTTTGCACCCGCGTCTGTGCAAGGTGCAAAAAACCTCATATAGTCTTTCTTGGTCATCCTTATTAGAAGAAGACCTAGTGTAGCCAGTAAAACTGGAAGTTCTACTTAAGGGTTCATAAGGTGGGTCAAAATAGACAAAATCTTCTTCTTTTGCCAACTTCAAGCATCTTTCAAAATCATCTTGTATAATTTCGGCGTTGCTCAAAGCTTCATTCACTGCAAGTAAATCTTCAGAGTCACATATTAGTGGTTTTACATGCCTACCGAAAGGGACATTAAATTTCCCTTGACTATTTACCCTATATAATCCGTTGAAGCAAGTCTTATTTAAGTAAATAGTTCTTGCAGCTCTTTCAAATTTGCCCCTTGGTCTGTCATTTCTTATCTTATAATATGCGTCTTTATCATTTATATATTTAGAGCTTTTTAATGTCCTGATTAATCTATTCACATCCTCCTTAATAGCTGAATAACAGTTTATGAGTTCTTCATTTGAATCAATTAATGTTATTTTCCTATCTCTCCTTAGTCTTCCA containing:
- a CDS encoding DGQHR domain-containing protein yields the protein MEKAEAIARINAINASRNPLLKDVGNLMLDLDLELIACCEEIRRDGDLIGEIDLLFKIQEAEKALLIEVSTRSTNISEKISNFFSKWGCEDNETLVRNRFTIGQTVEVIRIFFELSGSKEVSASVSHFTNQRGNHIFLQYDLKYFTDAFGKIGKWSKNDLFSFLKIKPREERTIAKDGIQFYLGNICAYAYIDRVDQLLRYCYIFRRIKDDKGYQRVLEKGRISNIALKIQSSNFLAFPSAILISCPDAIHLCDTPKVQADCPGLVKVRIPDYFCACRVIDGQHRLLGFSNLVKSIQENHFLPVIALENIGQLDEMKTFIDINSTQKKIDRNLILVLEADFDWEKAVNKKEYFEKVAVSVIKKLNENSSLRNKIYIPDALAKRKGKITLATLVSAVLGNNFIGGRKHIFQENDEDEKTPFEEIKNIFSLLRKHIPNYSTDVGSFFLSNKGLRILFRMIQIYERNRLKSNIDFNRESLIADLRRIVNDELVKKLEDYYGEGGASNAVMEMFSLLKKAKRKKYKNFETDLKNI
- a CDS encoding DNA adenine methylase, coding for MRTVWLHKDHKKIKSHHRAEPFLKWAGGKGQLLKQYESFFPLQFNNYIEPFVGGGAVFFHLYNTGRLRRDRKITLIDSNEELINCYSAIKEDVNRLIRTLKSSKYINDKDAYYKIRNDRPRGKFERAARTIYLNKTCFNGLYRVNSQGKFNVPFGRHVKPLICDSEDLLAVNEALSNAEIIQDDFERCLKLAKEEDFVYFDPPYEPLSRTSSFTGYTRSSSNKDDQERLYEVFCTLHRRGCKVMVSNSYTPLIQRLYKSFRNEVALAKRAINCKPSLRGAISELVILNYQ